A single region of the Moorena sp. SIOASIH genome encodes:
- a CDS encoding endonuclease/exonuclease/phosphatase family protein produces the protein MTTTLSAGDIAIIGFNFDNPDEFAFTPLVDIDAGTEINFTDNGWQAAGTFRATEGTFTWTAPTDIAAGTIINPTVSSILFSASGDQIIAYQGDSSNPTFIYALNSEGNPGVWQSDSTSSNTSALPTGLVNGETAVALNEIDNAIYTGITSGTQAELLAAISDNSNWSGSNSTRQTIPTNPFTVSGSGSNLVINEVYVSHTGTDDTEFIEIFGTPGTSLDGLSIIGVEGDSGSSIGTIDARIDFDSTHTIGENGFFLVGNPTGLANNYGVTPNLNINTNFLENSSSTFALVETSSISGTSVTGSEVVLDTVALTDGGAGDTFFFDAPVIGPDGSFFPAGARRVTDGVDTDTINDWVISDFNLGTENTPTAGSDGDGVGGQPTFKPIYEIQGAGHLSPFDGSGVTTTGIVTAVDTNGFYLQDPTGDGNDATSDGIFVFTGSAPGIEVGDELEVTGTVDEFIPGGATTGNLSITNIVSPTITTLSTGNDVPAATIIGSSGRLAPTEIIISDSELPVNLQTVSGTFNPTVDGIDFYESLEGMLVTVEDAVSVAPTDAFGGFSTFEFFVVPNQGAFATGTNSNGGVTLNDPDLSDGTTFTEIEFNPERVQIDALTDESDLPSISTGTLLGDVTGVVSYSFGNYEVLIDQPLTPQGNIGITTPEITTVVGDSDQLTIASYNVLNLDPNDADGDTDIADGRFELIASQIVNNLATPDIIGLQEIQDNDGSFDPGGSDVISASDTLQLLIDEIVEAGGPQYEFIDNTFIEDDLNGGQPGGNIRVAYLYNPERVDLVPGSVQTILDIPQSEPDNPFTGSRLPLAATFEFNEQEVTVVNNHFSSRGGSDPLFGAIQPPEIGGETERVEQAQANNDFVDSILAENPSANVVVLGDLNGFQFEDYQTVNLAGGPDNPVLNLLTDTLDPLEAYSFIFNGNSQAIDHAFVSDSLVNVAEYDIVHVNVDFADTPERASDHDPVILGLTLPPIVIPGEKIIGTFGNDELDGTGGDDTIKGLVGSDILFGNGGNDTLLGGFGNDTLLGGNDNDSLNGGVGKDSLEGSNGDDTLFGGVGNDTLSGGSGGDLLTGGLGKDTFVYEGVMVGTDIITDFNTNRDLIDLIQIISSFEELEITQNNVGAVISIDGQSLAILQGVIPGQLSADSFIFGDPSVL, from the coding sequence ATGACTACAACACTATCAGCAGGAGACATAGCCATTATTGGCTTTAACTTTGATAACCCAGATGAATTTGCCTTTACACCATTAGTAGATATTGATGCAGGGACTGAAATTAATTTCACTGATAACGGTTGGCAAGCTGCTGGTACCTTCAGAGCTACTGAAGGCACTTTTACTTGGACGGCACCCACAGATATTGCTGCCGGAACAATAATTAACCCTACTGTAAGTAGTATTTTATTCTCAGCTAGTGGTGACCAAATTATTGCTTACCAAGGAGATAGTAGCAACCCCACCTTTATTTATGCCCTCAACAGTGAAGGGAATCCAGGAGTATGGCAGTCTGACTCCACCAGTTCCAATACATCCGCCCTACCCACAGGTTTAGTCAATGGCGAAACAGCAGTAGCTTTAAACGAAATTGATAACGCCATTTATACAGGTATCACTTCTGGTACCCAAGCAGAATTACTAGCTGCAATCAGCGATAATTCTAATTGGTCTGGAAGCAATAGTACCAGACAAACTATACCAACAAACCCTTTCACAGTTAGTGGTAGTGGCTCTAATTTAGTCATAAATGAAGTATACGTTAGCCATACTGGAACAGATGACACTGAATTTATCGAAATATTTGGCACCCCTGGTACATCATTGGATGGCTTAAGTATTATTGGTGTTGAAGGAGATAGTGGCTCTTCAATTGGCACAATTGACGCTCGAATTGACTTTGACTCAACCCATACTATCGGGGAAAATGGCTTTTTTTTAGTCGGGAATCCCACCGGTTTAGCAAATAACTATGGAGTTACTCCGAATCTTAATATTAATACTAACTTCTTAGAAAATAGTAGCTCGACTTTTGCTTTAGTTGAAACCAGCAGTATTTCTGGAACTTCTGTTACAGGTAGCGAAGTTGTTCTCGATACTGTTGCTCTTACAGATGGTGGTGCAGGTGATACCTTCTTCTTTGATGCTCCTGTTATTGGTCCCGATGGTTCATTTTTCCCTGCCGGTGCCCGTCGAGTCACAGATGGAGTTGATACCGATACAATTAATGATTGGGTAATTAGTGATTTTAATCTCGGTACTGAAAATACCCCGACTGCTGGCAGCGACGGTGATGGTGTTGGTGGACAACCCACCTTTAAACCCATCTACGAAATTCAAGGTGCTGGTCACCTCTCCCCATTTGATGGTAGTGGAGTCACCACCACAGGTATTGTCACAGCAGTAGATACTAATGGTTTCTATCTACAAGATCCAACAGGAGATGGTAATGATGCTACCTCGGACGGTATCTTTGTGTTCACAGGTTCAGCTCCCGGAATCGAAGTAGGTGATGAGCTAGAGGTAACAGGTACAGTCGATGAATTTATTCCTGGTGGTGCTACTACTGGCAATCTCTCTATTACCAATATTGTCAGCCCAACTATTACCACTCTCTCAACTGGAAATGATGTTCCTGCTGCTACCATTATTGGTTCAAGTGGTCGGTTAGCTCCCACAGAAATTATTATCAGCGATAGTGAACTACCTGTTAATCTCCAAACAGTATCAGGTACCTTTAACCCCACAGTAGATGGTATTGACTTCTACGAAAGTTTAGAAGGAATGCTAGTAACTGTTGAAGACGCAGTTTCTGTTGCTCCTACTGATGCCTTTGGTGGCTTCTCAACTTTTGAGTTTTTCGTAGTTCCTAATCAAGGTGCATTTGCAACTGGCACAAACAGCAACGGTGGTGTTACTCTCAACGACCCTGATCTTAGTGATGGTACTACCTTTACTGAGATTGAATTTAATCCAGAAAGAGTACAAATTGATGCACTAACTGACGAGAGTGATCTCCCTTCCATTAGTACTGGAACATTGTTAGGGGATGTAACTGGAGTTGTTAGCTACAGCTTTGGTAATTACGAAGTTCTTATTGATCAACCCCTCACTCCTCAAGGCAATATTGGGATTACAACACCAGAAATAACAACTGTAGTAGGTGATTCTGACCAATTAACTATTGCTAGCTACAATGTTCTCAACTTAGATCCCAATGATGCTGATGGTGATACGGATATAGCAGATGGTCGCTTTGAGTTGATTGCTAGTCAGATTGTTAACAATCTCGCGACACCGGACATCATTGGTTTACAGGAAATTCAGGATAATGATGGTTCTTTTGATCCAGGAGGTTCTGATGTTATTTCAGCTAGTGACACCCTGCAATTACTCATTGATGAAATTGTCGAAGCAGGAGGACCACAATACGAGTTTATTGACAACACCTTTATCGAAGACGATTTAAACGGTGGACAACCTGGTGGCAATATTCGTGTTGCTTACTTGTACAATCCAGAACGAGTGGATTTAGTTCCAGGTTCTGTTCAAACTATCCTTGACATACCTCAAAGTGAACCAGACAATCCTTTCACTGGTAGTCGCCTACCTTTAGCTGCAACTTTTGAATTTAACGAACAGGAAGTTACTGTTGTTAATAATCACTTTAGCTCTCGTGGTGGTAGTGATCCTCTGTTTGGTGCCATTCAACCTCCCGAGATTGGTGGAGAGACTGAGCGTGTTGAGCAAGCTCAAGCAAACAACGATTTTGTTGATAGCATCTTAGCTGAAAATCCATCAGCTAATGTGGTTGTCTTAGGGGACTTGAATGGTTTCCAATTTGAAGATTACCAGACTGTTAACTTGGCAGGCGGTCCAGATAATCCAGTTCTTAACTTACTGACCGATACCTTGGATCCTTTAGAGGCTTACAGCTTTATCTTCAACGGTAACTCTCAAGCTATTGACCATGCATTTGTATCTGATAGCTTAGTCAATGTTGCAGAATATGATATTGTTCATGTCAACGTTGATTTCGCTGACACTCCAGAACGAGCTAGTGACCACGACCCAGTAATTTTAGGATTGACTTTGCCACCAATAGTAATTCCAGGTGAGAAAATCATTGGTACCTTTGGTAATGATGAACTTGATGGTACAGGTGGAGATGATACCATTAAAGGACTAGTTGGTTCAGATATTCTGTTTGGAAACGGTGGCAACGATACTCTCCTTGGTGGTTTTGGTAATGATACTCTGCTGGGAGGCAATGACAATGATAGCCTAAATGGAGGTGTTGGTAAAGACTCTTTAGAAGGCAGCAATGGTGATGATACTCTCTTTGGTGGTGTTGGTAATGATACTCTGAGCGGTGGTTCTGGTGGGGATTTACTGACAGGTGGTCTGGGTAAGGATACTTTTGTTTATGAAGGTGTCATGGTCGGAACTGATATAATCACTGACTTTAACACTAATCGTGACTTGATTGATTTGATCCAAATTATCTCCAGTTTCGAGGAATTAGAAATTACTCAGAATAATGTTGGGGCAGTGATTAGCATTGATGGTCAATCATTAGCTATTCTCCAAGGTGTTATTCCTGGTCAACTGAGTGCCGATAGCTTTATTTTTGGTGACCCATCTGTACTATAG
- a CDS encoding helix-turn-helix transcriptional regulator has protein sequence MPDYTVSSGNIFADLGFINAEEKLAKVKLASLIFDLIDERQLADSDVAMILKIEPPQVMDLKNGRLQGFSLEKLLFFLVALGQTIEISVSPKPETVSSGRIQVIRQSYA, from the coding sequence ATGCCAGACTATACTGTAAGCTCAGGTAACATTTTTGCTGATTTAGGATTTATCAATGCTGAAGAAAAGTTGGCTAAGGTTAAACTAGCTTCACTCATTTTCGATCTGATTGATGAAAGACAGTTGGCTGATTCAGATGTGGCTATGATTTTAAAAATTGAGCCTCCTCAAGTGATGGATTTAAAGAATGGTCGCTTGCAAGGGTTTTCGTTGGAAAAACTGTTATTTTTTTTAGTAGCATTAGGTCAAACGATTGAAATTAGCGTCAGTCCAAAACCCGAAACTGTATCTAGCGGGAGGATACAAGTAATCCGTCAATCTTATGCTTGA
- a CDS encoding type II toxin-antitoxin system RelE/ParE family toxin: protein MGDELLKTVIWVGASKKELLEFPEDVIDEVGYILYRVQKNKTHPHIKPLKGLNGVLEIVRDYQTDTYRTVYAVKLGNTIYVLHAFKKKSKTGIKTPKQTMDLIKERLKQAQEIAKQQD from the coding sequence ATGGGAGATGAATTACTGAAAACTGTTATTTGGGTGGGAGCTTCAAAAAAGGAACTGTTAGAGTTTCCTGAAGATGTAATCGATGAAGTTGGTTACATTCTCTATCGGGTTCAAAAAAACAAAACTCATCCTCATATTAAACCTTTGAAAGGATTAAATGGAGTGTTAGAAATTGTCAGGGATTATCAAACAGATACTTACAGAACAGTATATGCTGTAAAACTTGGGAATACTATTTATGTTCTCCACGCCTTTAAAAAAAAGTCAAAGACAGGTATTAAAACCCCAAAGCAGACTATGGATTTAATTAAAGAACGCCTAAAACAAGCACAAGAAATTGCTAAACAACAAGATTAA
- a CDS encoding transposase, with protein MMKSPQAYQEWLRVVIKKMPHLSKSQAIGLAMWSFAIAITHSCGLSTVTVFLAQLFNKPEGNVREQLRQWYREANNKYGRFRQEIEVTQSFKPLLTWLLSWWSKDEKSLVLAADASTLGQRFTLLVISVVYRGCGIPVAWKIIKATEKGSWKPYWCQLFNHIEDGIPDDWFVIVATDRGLYAKWLYEAIRKKGWHPLMRINHQGYYRASHHNTFVPLSTLITQVGQHWSGRVTCFATHSLDCTLLANWESGYADPWLILTDLSPQQAQICWYSMRSWIECLFKDIKRGGLGWHHTKMSDPQRAERLWLAIATATLWLVSVGGKTDGDLSASSLSDNHGNNFSELDLSPSTATVQQTSCVLNQPTRYLSCFRRGFLIILASVIKQMPLPVGCFVPPFSLDSG; from the coding sequence ATGATGAAAAGTCCTCAAGCTTATCAGGAATGGTTAAGAGTGGTCATCAAAAAAATGCCCCACTTGAGTAAATCTCAGGCCATAGGATTAGCGATGTGGAGCTTTGCAATCGCCATAACTCACAGTTGTGGATTATCGACGGTAACAGTGTTTCTAGCACAATTATTCAATAAGCCAGAAGGAAATGTCAGAGAACAATTGCGACAATGGTATCGAGAAGCCAATAATAAGTATGGTAGGTTCCGACAGGAAATAGAAGTAACTCAAAGTTTTAAACCGTTATTAACTTGGTTGTTGAGTTGGTGGTCGAAGGATGAAAAAAGCCTGGTGTTAGCTGCAGATGCTTCCACCTTGGGACAGCGCTTTACATTGTTGGTGATTAGTGTAGTCTATCGTGGCTGTGGCATTCCTGTAGCCTGGAAAATTATCAAAGCCACAGAAAAAGGTAGTTGGAAACCTTACTGGTGTCAATTGTTCAATCACATCGAAGATGGCATTCCTGATGATTGGTTTGTGATTGTTGCTACAGATAGAGGGTTGTATGCCAAGTGGCTCTACGAGGCCATCAGGAAAAAGGGTTGGCATCCTTTGATGCGAATTAATCATCAAGGATATTATCGAGCCTCACACCATAATACTTTTGTCCCTTTGTCAACATTAATTACTCAGGTTGGTCAGCACTGGAGTGGTCGAGTCACCTGTTTTGCGACTCATAGTCTTGATTGTACTCTTCTGGCTAACTGGGAATCGGGCTATGCTGACCCTTGGTTAATCTTGACAGATCTATCTCCACAACAAGCTCAAATCTGTTGGTACAGTATGCGTAGTTGGATTGAATGTTTATTCAAAGATATTAAGCGTGGTGGTTTGGGCTGGCATCACACCAAAATGAGTGATCCTCAACGGGCTGAAAGATTATGGTTAGCCATTGCCACCGCCACATTGTGGTTGGTTAGTGTTGGAGGAAAAACTGATGGTGATTTATCTGCTAGCAGTCTGTCTGACAACCATGGCAATAATTTTAGTGAATTAGATCTTTCACCCTCAACAGCCACTGTCCAACAGACTAGTTGTGTACTCAATCAACCTACTCGTTATTTAAGTTGTTTCCGACGGGGTTTTTTGATAATTTTGGCTTCTGTGATTAAACAAATGCCTTTACCTGTTGGCTGCTTTGTTCCTCCATTTTCTCTTGATTCTGGATAA
- a CDS encoding WD40 repeat domain-containing protein, whose amino-acid sequence MSNVPSRLSQKSPEEIELLLGELPRLWLEGGQLNKLSRLLSNYEFIEAKLNHPEFGVKALIEDYELIDDIEVSHPEYSKQTIKSLKLIQGALRLSTHILTQDPSQLAGQLSGRLLDFNTPDIKRLLQQIPQTETTYLRSLRATLNPPTGPLLSTLIGHGDSVNAVAVTPDDTRVISGSSDKTVKVWNLNTGAEIFTLKGHSARVHAVAVTPDGTRVISGASDNTVRVWSLATGKEIQRFNGHSHPVVAVAVTPNGKEVVSVSVAKYNSIKVWDLETGEELSIKANRDFVRTVAITCDNRLIYGLERGTIKVWDLTNGKIITLRHRPETLYPYFLITYFLMRLYVIAVTLDGKWLISGFGHKGRNMITIWNLETGEKTVPIKGHKNPISALAITPDGKQVIYAAFDNTIKIWDRESGKEMLSFIAHDDLIYDIKITGDGNKIISASQDKTVKVWNLESKGKYLKFKDNKNSVNDVTITTDCKKAIFALQNKLINVFDLEQKTISFSFYSNKYYSDNDKILKLAHYHNLLRNNVLIKLDLLELFMKLLITLPSFVIPFIISHILLIIFIALGSLLLVPILIILIVFIVVVIILELLARHFENIANFGINCKKMLNKFNLFDILEKKSSEYSKYSDLIEMSEYNDIYLKVLNDKNYLERNHNLSELAIAPKNFMVFINQPIMGFQFLTVWNYRKINKICDLISIQQYCYIYWYLFISCIGLLISLGITIFVYFLANYLSLWEIILAIVFFPIFSGNIYLYINFMFLSIFEIFEDSATTLSITPDGNHVISGSTNTTIKVWHLETKKLCFVLRGHNLDITSLAITPDGKYLVSGSKDKTIKLWNLETRKECLTLKGHGDSINTLSVTPDGKYVVSGSKDNTIKIWDLEKREEIFTFTGHTDSINRIKVTSNGKLVISASSDKTLQVWDFETREVIAKFTGESAINCCAVAPDDVTIVAGDEGGNMHFLRLEGVGSREWGVGSGEWLTRV is encoded by the coding sequence ATGAGTAATGTTCCCAGTCGCTTATCGCAAAAGTCACCAGAAGAAATAGAGCTTTTGTTGGGTGAACTTCCGCGTTTGTGGTTAGAAGGTGGTCAACTTAATAAATTATCTCGTTTGTTGAGTAACTATGAATTTATCGAAGCTAAACTTAATCATCCTGAATTTGGCGTCAAAGCACTGATTGAAGATTATGAATTGATTGATGATATAGAAGTATCTCATCCAGAGTACAGTAAGCAAACTATAAAATCCCTGAAATTAATTCAGGGAGCATTGCGACTATCAACACATATCTTAACTCAAGATCCAAGCCAATTAGCAGGGCAACTCTCAGGGCGTTTACTAGATTTTAATACCCCAGACATTAAAAGATTATTACAACAGATACCGCAAACTGAAACGACTTATTTGCGTAGCTTGAGAGCTACGTTAAATCCCCCTACTGGACCCTTACTATCTACCCTAATTGGTCATGGTGACTCCGTAAATGCCGTTGCTGTCACACCAGATGACACCAGGGTAATTTCTGGTTCATCTGACAAAACAGTTAAAGTCTGGAATTTGAATACAGGTGCAGAAATTTTCACATTAAAAGGTCATAGTGCCCGAGTTCATGCTGTAGCCGTTACTCCCGATGGCACCAGGGTAATTTCTGGTGCCTCTGATAATACGGTTAGAGTCTGGAGTTTAGCAACGGGTAAAGAAATACAGAGATTTAATGGTCATAGTCACCCTGTAGTTGCTGTAGCGGTTACTCCCAATGGCAAGGAAGTGGTTTCAGTATCAGTTGCAAAGTATAACTCTATCAAAGTCTGGGATTTGGAAACTGGTGAAGAGTTAAGCATAAAAGCTAATAGAGACTTCGTCAGAACTGTTGCTATTACCTGTGATAATCGCTTAATTTATGGACTAGAGCGTGGAACTATCAAGGTTTGGGATTTAACAAATGGAAAAATCATCACTCTTAGACATAGACCTGAAACGTTATATCCTTATTTTTTAATAACATACTTCTTGATGCGATTATATGTAATAGCGGTTACTCTTGACGGTAAGTGGCTAATTTCTGGTTTTGGTCATAAGGGTAGAAACATGATTACAATCTGGAATTTAGAAACGGGAGAAAAAACTGTTCCGATTAAAGGTCATAAAAATCCTATTAGTGCTCTTGCTATTACACCTGATGGTAAACAGGTAATTTATGCTGCCTTCGATAATACTATTAAGATTTGGGATAGAGAATCTGGCAAAGAAATGTTAAGTTTTATTGCCCATGATGACTTAATCTATGATATTAAAATAACAGGAGATGGAAATAAAATTATTTCTGCTTCACAGGATAAAACAGTCAAGGTCTGGAATTTAGAATCAAAAGGGAAATATCTTAAATTCAAAGATAACAAAAATTCAGTAAATGATGTAACCATTACTACCGATTGCAAAAAAGCTATTTTTGCTTTACAAAATAAACTTATAAACGTTTTTGATTTAGAACAAAAAACTATTAGTTTTAGTTTTTATAGCAATAAATATTATTCAGATAATGATAAAATTTTAAAATTGGCACATTACCATAACCTTTTGAGAAATAATGTGTTGATTAAACTAGATTTATTAGAGTTGTTTATGAAATTGTTAATAACTCTACCTTCTTTTGTTATTCCTTTTATAATATCTCATATTTTATTAATAATATTTATTGCATTAGGATCTTTATTGTTAGTTCCAATACTAATTATTTTGATAGTTTTTATAGTAGTTGTAATAATTTTAGAACTACTCGCAAGGCATTTTGAAAATATAGCTAATTTTGGTATTAATTGTAAGAAAATGCTTAATAAATTTAATCTTTTTGATATTCTTGAAAAGAAGTCATCAGAATACAGCAAATATTCGGATCTCATAGAAATGAGTGAGTATAATGATATTTATCTCAAAGTGTTAAATGACAAAAATTATCTTGAAAGAAACCACAATCTTTCTGAATTGGCGATTGCACCCAAGAATTTTATGGTTTTTATAAACCAACCAATAATGGGGTTTCAATTTTTAACTGTATGGAATTACAGGAAAATAAATAAAATTTGTGATTTAATATCAATTCAGCAATATTGTTATATTTATTGGTATTTATTTATATCTTGTATTGGCTTACTAATTAGCTTAGGAATTACAATATTTGTCTATTTTTTAGCTAATTATTTAAGTTTATGGGAGATAATTTTAGCTATTGTATTCTTTCCTATATTCTCTGGAAACATTTATTTGTATATCAACTTTATGTTTTTAAGTATATTTGAGATATTTGAGGATTCCGCAACAACTCTATCAATCACGCCAGATGGCAACCATGTAATTTCTGGTTCAACTAACACCACTATTAAAGTGTGGCATCTCGAAACCAAAAAGTTATGTTTTGTCCTTAGAGGTCATAACCTGGACATAACTAGTTTAGCTATCACCCCAGATGGTAAGTATTTGGTTTCTGGCTCCAAAGATAAAACTATCAAACTTTGGAATCTAGAAACTAGAAAGGAATGTTTAACCCTTAAAGGTCATGGTGATTCAATCAATACTCTCTCGGTAACCCCTGATGGTAAGTACGTCGTGTCTGGCTCCAAGGATAATACTATCAAAATTTGGGATTTGGAAAAGCGAGAGGAAATCTTTACCTTTACAGGTCATACGGACTCCATAAATCGGATCAAAGTAACATCCAACGGTAAGCTAGTCATTTCTGCATCTTCCGATAAAACACTCCAAGTGTGGGATTTCGAGACTAGGGAAGTTATTGCTAAGTTTACTGGAGAAAGTGCTATCAACTGTTGTGCGGTTGCACCGGATGACGTAACGATTGTCGCAGGGGATGAAGGGGGAAATATGCATTTTCTGCGGTTGGAGGGAGTAGGGAGTAGGGAGTGGGGAGTGGGGAGTGGGGAGTGGCTTACAAGGGTATGA
- a CDS encoding AAA family ATPase, giving the protein MRYITPYSLLPTPYSRLPAPYSLLPAPCSLLPKIKMRESDKVRSSQQGKARLRQAYKDAGLTQKTLAEQARVSEETVKRLLGTRRDCPNGVERWAVRNICKVLNLKPTDIVDKKDWYPQQQLPPEFEQFIQDKTQLFCGREFVFKAIEDFFSNTAHGYFTIIGDAGMGKSAIAAKYVLENPDAICFFNSRAEGMNRPELFLRKIRQQLTTRYQLPDAQDADLSALLAKVREKLSAGERLVIVVDALDEVDQEGAGNLLYLPTMLPDRVYFILTRRPYNQNEKRLQLSPATPSQELDLRENYQQSHRDVKEYIWQLLNHPDYKPGLSKWINQQRALSNQEFVEQIAGKSENNFMYLRWVLPAIADGFYNDKPLNELPVGLQGYYENHWQLMGMTTKPLPREKIKIVYVMCILRSAASRQVIAKYSDEEELTVQEVLDGWAEFLQKQESYRPPRYRFYHESFRDFLYRQEIVEAAGVNLSDISAEIADNMTEGLDL; this is encoded by the coding sequence ATGAGGTACATCACTCCCTACTCCCTACTCCCTACTCCCTACTCCCGACTCCCTGCTCCCTACTCCCTACTCCCTGCTCCCTGCTCCCTGCTCCCTAAAATCAAAATGCGTGAATCTGACAAAGTGCGATCGAGTCAGCAAGGTAAAGCCAGACTCAGACAAGCTTACAAAGACGCTGGACTGACTCAAAAGACATTAGCAGAGCAAGCCCGTGTCTCTGAGGAGACCGTTAAGCGCTTGCTTGGTACTAGAAGAGATTGCCCAAATGGAGTAGAACGATGGGCAGTTAGAAATATTTGCAAGGTTCTAAATCTTAAACCAACTGATATCGTTGACAAAAAAGACTGGTATCCTCAACAGCAGTTACCACCAGAGTTTGAACAATTTATTCAAGACAAAACTCAGTTATTTTGCGGTCGTGAGTTTGTCTTTAAGGCTATTGAAGACTTCTTCAGCAACACTGCTCATGGCTACTTTACTATTATTGGTGATGCTGGGATGGGTAAAAGCGCTATTGCTGCTAAGTATGTATTAGAGAATCCAGACGCAATTTGCTTTTTTAATAGTCGTGCTGAGGGCATGAATCGTCCAGAATTATTCCTCAGGAAAATTCGTCAACAATTGACCACTCGTTACCAGTTGCCAGATGCTCAAGATGCTGATTTATCAGCGTTGTTGGCTAAGGTTAGGGAAAAATTATCTGCTGGTGAACGGTTGGTGATTGTTGTGGATGCCTTGGATGAAGTTGACCAAGAGGGAGCTGGTAATCTTTTATATTTACCGACTATGTTGCCAGACCGTGTTTATTTTATCCTGACCAGAAGACCGTATAATCAGAATGAGAAAAGGCTGCAGTTATCTCCTGCTACACCAAGCCAAGAATTGGATTTAAGGGAAAATTACCAACAAAGCCATCGAGATGTAAAAGAGTATATTTGGCAATTGCTGAATCATCCAGACTATAAACCGGGATTGAGTAAGTGGATTAACCAGCAACGTGCCCTCTCTAATCAGGAGTTTGTAGAACAAATTGCGGGAAAAAGCGAAAATAACTTTATGTATTTGCGCTGGGTTTTGCCAGCCATAGCTGATGGTTTTTATAATGATAAACCCTTGAATGAATTACCCGTAGGCTTACAAGGCTATTATGAAAACCATTGGCAACTGATGGGGATGACAACCAAGCCTTTACCCAGGGAGAAAATTAAAATTGTTTATGTCATGTGCATTTTACGTAGTGCGGCTTCCCGTCAAGTCATTGCTAAGTATTCTGATGAGGAGGAATTGACTGTGCAGGAAGTGCTTGATGGATGGGCAGAATTTTTACAAAAGCAAGAAAGCTATCGACCACCACGTTATCGATTTTATCACGAAAGCTTCCGAGATTTTTTGTATCGTCAGGAGATTGTGGAAGCGGCGGGTGTGAATTTATCAGATATTAGTGCTGAAATTGCCGATAATATGACAGAAGGGCTGGATTTATGA
- a CDS encoding SRPBCC family protein: MLHFNYSTVINAPVDIVWRFHERNDILELLTPPWQPIQVIRREGGLGIGAVSEFRIFLGLIPLQWIAVHIDYEQYRLFSDQQKEGPFEYWVHRHQFIPEDHKTRLTDSIEFALPGGSLVEDMFGWLVTLQLEQMFRYRHEVTQRECSKLVN; this comes from the coding sequence ATGCTGCACTTTAACTATTCTACTGTGATCAATGCACCAGTTGACATAGTTTGGCGCTTTCATGAGCGCAATGATATTCTCGAACTGCTCACTCCACCCTGGCAACCAATCCAGGTGATCCGTCGTGAGGGAGGTTTAGGCATTGGAGCAGTTTCGGAATTTCGGATTTTTCTTGGTCTAATTCCCTTACAATGGATTGCTGTTCATATCGACTATGAGCAATACCGACTCTTCAGTGATCAACAAAAAGAAGGACCCTTTGAATATTGGGTTCATCGCCATCAATTTATTCCAGAAGATCATAAAACTAGGCTAACTGATTCCATTGAATTTGCTTTACCAGGAGGATCCTTAGTCGAAGACATGTTTGGTTGGTTAGTAACCCTGCAATTAGAGCAAATGTTTCGCTATCGCCATGAGGTAACCCAACGAGAATGTTCTAAGTTGGTGAATTGA
- a CDS encoding late competence development ComFB family protein, whose amino-acid sequence MEVHQSHQAITYQNVMEILVAQEVERQKSRLSPKLAKYINQVEVATYALNRLPPLYASCEEGRRQQQLKGHKKLRQQITTTVRQAFAAVQRDPIRLCTPIRPEEDTESLAAKLALQGLRELLKNQNITWYNLVSIVKQTLIRATQVRKNRQKEQSRDPIYGWNDSRYQL is encoded by the coding sequence ATGGAAGTACATCAATCACATCAAGCGATAACCTATCAAAATGTAATGGAAATCTTAGTGGCTCAGGAAGTAGAGCGTCAAAAGTCTCGACTTTCCCCAAAACTAGCTAAGTATATAAACCAGGTAGAAGTGGCTACCTACGCCCTCAATCGTTTACCACCTCTGTATGCTTCCTGTGAAGAGGGGAGGCGTCAGCAGCAGTTAAAGGGACACAAAAAACTAAGGCAGCAGATTACTACTACTGTGCGTCAAGCCTTTGCTGCCGTGCAACGAGACCCGATCAGGCTCTGTACACCAATCAGACCAGAAGAAGACACCGAATCTCTAGCCGCTAAACTGGCTCTGCAAGGACTCCGGGAATTACTCAAAAATCAGAACATAACATGGTATAACCTGGTCAGTATTGTCAAGCAAACCCTGATTCGAGCAACTCAGGTCAGAAAAAATCGGCAAAAAGAGCAGTCAAGAGACCCAATTTATGGTTGGAATGACTCTCGTTACCAGCTCTAA